The genomic segment TTGCAAAATCCATTGCAGGTGGTGCTGCGCCCATTGAATCAGCACTATAATGCATCCATCCGTTTTCATCTGTGTTATCGCTCAGATAATTCAAAACCTCACGCACTGCATCCAAATGTGGAGTATTCTGATTTACTGCAATACAAATTCCTACATCTACATCAAGTTTTGCATCTTCCTCATTTTCTGTAAGTGGTACTCCAAACAGACCAACCTGTAAATCCGGATTAATACTTTGTGCATTCAGAAGAGAAAATTCTCCGGTCACAATCATAGCAGCTTCACCTGATGCAAATGCATTAAAGCCTGATGTGGAATCTGCATCCATATAATTTCCACCGGAATTTTCTTTCATCATATCCATAAACTCAAATTCAAGTGAAGAATTATCATTCCTGAAACTTCCTTTTCCTGCATTCATATCTGCAACCCATGACTCATAATCTCCAACTGCGGCTCCCTGCAGACAGCTAAATAAATGATTCAATGTCCATGCATCTTTATAGGTGGCTGCAAATGGTGTAATACCACTTGCCTGAAGTTTTTCACATACTTCTTTCATTTGTGAGAATGTTTTCGGTACTTCTGTAATTCCGGCCTTTTCAAATAACTCCTGATTATAATAAACTCCCAACATTTCCACAGCCATTGGATACGCATAAATTTTTCCATCATAGCTACATGCATCTTTTACAGAATCATAAATCTTTGTTGCAAATCCTTCCTCGCTCAAATCCACAATTCTGTCTG from the Blautia wexlerae DSM 19850 genome contains:
- a CDS encoding ABC transporter substrate-binding protein; its protein translation is MRKKMISLMMTVAMGTVMISGATVVKADSDEKETVKLAVWSSGAADNFQKGADEFNKRQDKINFVVEMQSGDYSQYLGAKVASNDLPDMFFLNPYAQVQQFAATDRIVDLSEEGFATKIYDSVKDACSYDGKIYAYPMAVEMLGVYYNQELFEKAGITEVPKTFSQMKEVCEKLQASGITPFAATYKDAWTLNHLFSCLQGAAVGDYESWVADMNAGKGSFRNDNSSLEFEFMDMMKENSGGNYMDADSTSGFNAFASGEAAMIVTGEFSLLNAQSINPDLQVGLFGVPLTENEEDAKLDVDVGICIAVNQNTPHLDAVREVLNYLSDNTDENGWMHYSADSMGAAPPAMDFAMSTEYQYFEDYKNYMSNNQTKPWVYSQLESGAGDMIGPVIQGYFAGTTDMDTTLDQLDSKFSELLE